The following DNA comes from Chitinophaga nivalis.
TTGCTTAAACGAAACCGGAAGTGCTTACGACACTTCCGGTAGATGTTCAGGTAATGTAATCATCACAATCAGGTTAAAGACTGCTTATTTATTTACTTAAACATGCCGTCCTTTATAAGAAGGGCGGCTGATGCAAATCTATGCAAATTATTTTTTATTGCATACGGGTTCCCTATAGCCGGAAACGTAGCTCAACCAAATCTCTGTTAGTCATGAAGCTAACATTCTTTCTCCTTACCGTTGCGCTGTTGCAGGTATCTGCCAGAGGTCTTTCACAGCACATCAACTTTAACGGTAAAAACGTTGCACTGGAAAAAGTTTTTGCAGCGGTAGAATCGCAAACGGATTATGTTTTCCTGTACAAGGCTACCGCCTTATCGGTAGCAAAACCGGTCACCATCAGTGCCCGGGGAATTGAGCTGGGAACCTTTCTCAATAAGGTATTCGAGAACCAGGCGCTGATCTACAAGATTATCGATAAAAATATTCTGGTATCCCGGAAGGAGCCTAAGCTGGCTGCGGCCAGTCAACCTGTTGATACGGTGCCGGCAAAACCGGAACTGATCAATGTCTTTATCTATTCTTCCGGTTACACACCGTTGGTCAGCGCTACCGTTAGCAATCTTACCGACAAGCGGAACTATCTGACTGCAGGAAACGGGTCGGCCCAGATTCCGGTCAGGCTGGGCGACCAGCTGCGGATCAGCTATATCGGGTATGTGGACCATGTATTTACAATAACAGAACAAATTATTGCTGCCAGATCGTACAACACGGAGCTGGTGCTCTCCTTAAACAAGCTGGATGAAGTGCAGGTGACCGTTCTGGGAACGACCAATAAAAGAATCGGCACGGCCAATATCACCACGGTGAAAGCCCGTGATATTGAACGGCAACCTGTGGTAAATGTGCTGGATGCCATCGCAGGCCGTATCCCCGGCCTCCGGATCAGCCAGTCGGCCAACACGGCAGGATCCAGGAAAGTAGAGTTACGCGGCCGGAATGTGCTGAATGAAAATATGTTTACAGATCCGCTGTATGTGATCGACGGATTACCGATTGCTACTTTATCCGTTAATCCATTAGGGGCAGGGTTACCTGTTAGCGGTGGTTATTCGAATACGGAGAACCCTTTGTATATGATCAATCCCCTGGACATTGAAAGTGTGGACGTGCTGAAAGATGCGGATGCTACCGCATTGTACGGCTCCAGAGGTGCCAATGGTGTGATCCTTATCACTACTAAAAAGGGAAAGCCGGGTCCTACCAGGTTTAATGTCAGTTACTCCAAAGTGTTTTCAGGTGTGCAACGGTACATGGATATGATGAACACGGAACAGTACCTGGCGATGAGAAAGGAAGCGATGTTGAATGATGCCGCTTTTCCTACCCGGGATAATGCCCCGGACCTCACGATCTGGGACCCCAAAGCCTATACCGACTGGCAACGCGTCTTCTTCAAAAATGAGCAGTCGGATGATGTGCAGCTGAGTGTAGAAGGTGGGCTGTTGCAAAATACGTATCGGGTGAGTGTGGGATATACGTCCACAACGGAAATGTACAACCAGGGCAGGGGGAACAAGCGTTTAACGGCGGGATTGTCTTTCAATCACCGCAGTTCGAACGGTAAGCTGATGGTGGAACTTTCTTCCAATAATACCTATTCCAACAATGAAACTGCGGCAACGGTAGACTTTTTCTCGCTGGCGCCTAATGCTCCATGGATGTATGATGAGAGTGGGCAATACAATTTTGGTCCGTACAGAACGCTGTCCGGAAGCACTTATCCATTCCGGGATATTAAAAACTGGGGCGAGAATCAAACGTTGAAGAATCAGACCAATGTTGGGTTTACGTACGAAATATTGAAGGACCTGACGGCAGGTGTTCGCGTTAGCGGGGAATTTTTCTCTAATAAATCCGGCTACTATATTCCTAAATCCGGGAAAGATCCCCTGTTCTCTCCCATAAGCATGGCCATTTACGGCATTGGTTCCGGAAAGAGCCTGCTGATAAGGCCGAATATCAACTATGTTAAACTGTTCGGTGGCGCCAAGGTATCTGTTTCCCTGGCAGCAGATTACAGTTACGCCGATCAGGAAGCGGCAACGGTGTTGGGGCAGATGTTCTCTAACGATAACCTCATCAAAAGCTATGCGAATGCGCAGGTGGTACAAACCATGAATAATTATGCCCAGCTGAAAGTGGCTTCCCTGCTGGCAACAGTGGCCTTCGACTGGGAGAATAAGTATATCGTTAGTTTAAATGGCAGAAGGGATGGCTCGTCGCGCTTCGGTGACGGGGCCCGTTTCGGCAACTTCGGATCTGCAGGCGTTTCGTGGATTTTATCCAATGAAGCATGGTTTAAGCGCGCCAACATGGATTGGCTGACGTTTG
Coding sequences within:
- a CDS encoding SusC/RagA family TonB-linked outer membrane protein, translated to MKLTFFLLTVALLQVSARGLSQHINFNGKNVALEKVFAAVESQTDYVFLYKATALSVAKPVTISARGIELGTFLNKVFENQALIYKIIDKNILVSRKEPKLAAASQPVDTVPAKPELINVFIYSSGYTPLVSATVSNLTDKRNYLTAGNGSAQIPVRLGDQLRISYIGYVDHVFTITEQIIAARSYNTELVLSLNKLDEVQVTVLGTTNKRIGTANITTVKARDIERQPVVNVLDAIAGRIPGLRISQSANTAGSRKVELRGRNVLNENMFTDPLYVIDGLPIATLSVNPLGAGLPVSGGYSNTENPLYMINPLDIESVDVLKDADATALYGSRGANGVILITTKKGKPGPTRFNVSYSKVFSGVQRYMDMMNTEQYLAMRKEAMLNDAAFPTRDNAPDLTIWDPKAYTDWQRVFFKNEQSDDVQLSVEGGLLQNTYRVSVGYTSTTEMYNQGRGNKRLTAGLSFNHRSSNGKLMVELSSNNTYSNNETAATVDFFSLAPNAPWMYDESGQYNFGPYRTLSGSTYPFRDIKNWGENQTLKNQTNVGFTYEILKDLTAGVRVSGEFFSNKSGYYIPKSGKDPLFSPISMAIYGIGSGKSLLIRPNINYVKLFGGAKVSVSLAADYSYADQEAATVLGQMFSNDNLIKSYANAQVVQTMNNYAQLKVASLLATVAFDWENKYIVSLNGRRDGSSRFGDGARFGNFGSAGVSWILSNEAWFKRANMDWLTFAQIRSTYGVMGNANVGDYQYLSRWSNIPPNSIEKLPDYDDQTIYTLIQPVNQQYSWSSASKFEVGARVGFFNSRLNIEGNYYINRDGKQLTNITTPAFTGFPSVVGNWPAVIRNNGMELILDGTILHTNTWGLTARFQVSKNNNTLVAFEGLEDSPYRDMYKIGSPVTAKSYSHYIGINPMKGTPAFEDYNGDGSMPAGMSSNYPDPSVDDHYRVIDLNPKYFGGAGFRVDFKRVLSLDAQFSFENGLVMDPLNDLGYGRVTNVVMHREIENSHWKQPGDKALYARYSGQNNGAFFGSDAYYAKGAFISLDNLSLSYMLPAAWLKKVGMKQGTISVNSSKIFKLTQYRTTDAELGTTPQIRRIAANMRLSF